The Nitrospira sp. genome includes a region encoding these proteins:
- a CDS encoding DUF2238 domain-containing protein, producing MKGGLPSPGRAESRSISLRSGLLLWYGLLWTWLAIAPVNRRDWLLENLLTFALVTLLTLTYRRFQFSTVSYCLITVFMTLHAVAAHYTYAEVPLGFWLQDLLSLSRNPFDRIVHFAYGALLAYPVREILMRSAGVRGLWSYSLSVSVILAQSGLFEIIESVVATLVSPELGNAYLGTQGDEWDAQKDMAAAVGGGALAMGLTFATSKGSGKSAIPSTP from the coding sequence ATGAAGGGTGGTCTCCCAAGCCCCGGTCGGGCAGAGTCGAGAAGCATTTCTCTGCGCTCGGGACTTCTTCTCTGGTACGGACTGCTCTGGACCTGGTTGGCCATCGCCCCCGTCAATCGGAGAGATTGGCTCCTTGAGAATCTGCTCACGTTCGCTTTAGTGACACTGCTGACCCTGACTTACCGGCGGTTTCAGTTTTCAACTGTATCTTATTGTCTGATCACCGTCTTCATGACGCTCCACGCAGTGGCTGCACACTATACGTATGCTGAGGTGCCCTTGGGGTTTTGGCTCCAAGACCTGTTGTCGTTGAGCCGAAACCCCTTCGATCGAATCGTCCACTTCGCCTATGGCGCGCTCTTGGCCTATCCGGTGCGGGAGATCCTCATGCGTTCGGCCGGAGTGCGGGGCCTCTGGTCTTACTCTCTATCGGTCAGCGTGATTCTCGCCCAAAGCGGCCTGTTCGAAATCATCGAATCCGTCGTGGCAACTCTTGTAAGCCCCGAACTTGGTAATGCCTATCTCGGCACTCAAGGCGATGAGTGGGATGCGCAGAAGGACATGGCAGCTGCCGTTGGCGGTGGCGCGCTGGCCATGGGCTTGACCTTTGCCACATCGAAAGGCAGTGGGAAGTCGGCAATTCCCTCCACTCCGTAG
- a CDS encoding efflux RND transporter periplasmic adaptor subunit has protein sequence MTKKQLMVVPLFVVVAGVGYLALDRWVLNQGLPDGLIQANGRIEGDHVTVASKFPGRITELLVREGATVTAGQVVIRLDDVQTRAKVDQAKHAAEALEAQVQAAHTTLAILNLDVPLAIERADAQVAKAKDIVDKALSVEREARSDAQRFRDLAEKDEASIQQRDQAVMRWEVAQKDIASSRSALTKEMKELAQAELGWKRIRAKEAEVSALESQRDQAHAVLDEVESVLKDLTITAPTSGTVTTRMVDMGEVVAAGTPLLELVDLDHLYLKVYVPEVQIGKLRLDLQARIFTDAFPEQPFEATVRYIASKAEFTPKEVQTPDERVKLIYAVKLYLAANPDHRLTPGLPADAIIRWKADVVWEKPKM, from the coding sequence ATGACGAAAAAACAGCTCATGGTCGTTCCCTTGTTCGTCGTGGTTGCTGGAGTCGGGTATCTGGCGCTCGATCGGTGGGTCTTGAACCAAGGACTCCCTGACGGCCTGATTCAGGCGAATGGCCGTATCGAGGGTGATCATGTGACGGTGGCGAGTAAGTTCCCTGGTCGAATCACAGAACTGCTTGTGCGCGAGGGAGCGACGGTGACAGCGGGCCAGGTAGTGATCAGACTCGATGACGTTCAGACAAGAGCCAAAGTCGACCAAGCAAAGCACGCAGCCGAAGCGTTGGAAGCGCAGGTGCAGGCGGCCCATACGACCTTGGCCATCCTCAATCTGGATGTGCCGCTCGCGATTGAACGAGCTGATGCACAGGTGGCTAAAGCGAAGGATATAGTGGACAAGGCCCTTTCCGTGGAACGGGAGGCGCGCAGCGACGCCCAACGCTTCCGGGATCTCGCGGAGAAAGATGAGGCCTCAATCCAGCAACGGGATCAAGCCGTCATGCGATGGGAGGTCGCGCAGAAAGACATTGCCTCCTCGCGGTCTGCGCTCACGAAGGAGATGAAGGAACTTGCCCAGGCCGAATTAGGATGGAAGCGGATCCGCGCCAAAGAAGCCGAGGTCTCCGCGTTGGAGAGTCAACGCGACCAAGCCCATGCAGTCCTTGATGAAGTGGAAAGCGTGTTGAAGGATTTGACGATTACAGCCCCTACCAGTGGCACGGTCACCACTAGGATGGTTGATATGGGCGAAGTGGTCGCAGCTGGCACACCGCTCCTCGAGTTGGTCGATCTCGACCATCTCTATCTCAAAGTTTATGTGCCGGAGGTGCAGATCGGGAAATTACGGCTCGATCTTCAGGCTCGCATCTTCACCGATGCCTTTCCCGAACAGCCCTTCGAGGCAACGGTGCGCTACATCGCATCAAAAGCCGAGTTCACGCCGAAAGAAGTTCAGACGCCGGACGAGCGGGTGAAGTTGATCTACGCGGTGAAGCTCTACTTGGCTGCGAACCCGGATCACCGCCTGACGCCTGGATTACCGGCCGATGCGATCATTCGGTGGAAAGCAGATGTGGTTTGGGAAAAGCCGAAGATGTGA
- a CDS encoding F0F1 ATP synthase subunit gamma produces the protein MDLTRNQISLVIDFLDMEQAIERLEKDMAELALRQNSLRQEEITEEIEVIMLSAEVLKQP, from the coding sequence GTGGACTTAACCCGCAATCAAATCTCTTTGGTGATCGACTTCCTCGACATGGAACAAGCTATTGAGCGCTTGGAAAAAGACATGGCAGAGCTTGCCCTGAGACAAAACAGCTTACGTCAGGAAGAGATCACCGAAGAGATCGAAGTCATCATGCTGAGTGCGGAAGTGTTAAAACAGCCGTGA
- a CDS encoding dodecin domain-containing protein produces the protein MSVAKIIEISSESPTSFEDAIVQGIAKASKTVHGIKSAWVAEQHVVVENNQVTSYRVDLKVTFVLY, from the coding sequence ATGTCCGTTGCCAAGATCATCGAGATCAGCTCCGAATCGCCCACGAGTTTCGAGGATGCCATCGTTCAAGGAATCGCCAAAGCATCCAAGACTGTCCACGGGATCAAGTCGGCTTGGGTGGCAGAGCAACATGTCGTAGTGGAAAACAACCAGGTCACTTCGTATCGCGTGGATCTGAAAGTGACGTTTGTGCTGTATTGA
- a CDS encoding saccharopine dehydrogenase NADP-binding domain-containing protein — MKVFVLGVGATGSLLVKLLARQGHHVSCGDQDPVRAREFLGAKSPIAVQQVNARNLRSIVKAAGGCHLLINACPAVFNNIVMRAALSLGAHYLDTASHLRADPFRPEQFRFDQQFRKNKQWALIHAGAAPGLTNLFAVQAAAQLDRVDKVEVRIFEETASDAPVSQWSAESSFDEAVSRPRIYREGRFRYGPRFGERELFRFPGPIGRVGVVLAAQDEVVTIPRTLGLKQMDAKIGGMDIDRLRRWYRQGKLRQSRRLSPVRFPATPTPAAMTTLVQEGILHNERFALAVLVYGDKQGRSCLIRWDAQFPSMFELRRRRISSSPIAWGTAHLTTLFVKCMPHELTGVYVPEALPATARRNILQAVRRSGVRLTRKVTSLTRE; from the coding sequence ATGAAGGTCTTTGTTCTCGGAGTTGGAGCGACCGGTTCCCTCCTGGTGAAGTTACTTGCTCGTCAGGGGCATCACGTCTCGTGTGGCGACCAAGATCCCGTCCGTGCGCGCGAGTTTCTCGGTGCGAAATCCCCGATTGCGGTTCAGCAGGTCAATGCGAGGAATCTCCGCAGTATCGTCAAGGCCGCCGGAGGATGCCACCTGCTCATCAATGCTTGTCCTGCCGTCTTCAACAACATCGTCATGCGCGCCGCTCTGAGCTTGGGAGCACACTACCTCGACACGGCCTCACACTTGCGAGCCGACCCCTTTCGACCGGAGCAGTTCCGCTTCGATCAACAGTTTCGGAAGAACAAGCAATGGGCGCTGATTCACGCAGGTGCTGCACCTGGCCTGACGAATCTCTTTGCGGTGCAGGCTGCTGCTCAGCTTGATCGAGTGGACAAGGTGGAGGTGCGGATCTTTGAAGAAACGGCGAGCGACGCTCCGGTGTCACAGTGGTCGGCGGAGTCCTCATTTGATGAAGCGGTCTCACGTCCCCGTATCTATCGCGAGGGTCGATTTCGCTACGGCCCTCGATTTGGAGAACGTGAACTCTTCCGGTTTCCCGGACCGATCGGTCGGGTCGGGGTCGTGCTGGCTGCACAAGATGAGGTCGTGACGATTCCGCGAACCCTTGGCCTGAAACAGATGGATGCGAAAATCGGAGGGATGGACATCGATCGTCTTCGGCGGTGGTATCGCCAGGGGAAATTGCGCCAGTCTCGAAGGCTCAGCCCGGTACGATTTCCTGCGACACCGACCCCAGCCGCGATGACGACATTGGTTCAGGAAGGAATCCTGCACAATGAGCGTTTTGCCCTGGCGGTCTTGGTATATGGGGACAAGCAGGGACGGTCGTGCCTTATCCGTTGGGATGCCCAGTTCCCCTCGATGTTCGAGCTGCGCCGACGAAGAATTTCATCGTCACCGATTGCCTGGGGCACTGCCCATCTAACGACCTTATTCGTGAAATGCATGCCGCATGAACTGACAGGAGTCTATGTTCCCGAGGCGTTACCCGCTACCGCTCGCAGGAATATTTTGCAGGCCGTTCGAAGGAGCGGGGTCCGACTCACGCGAAAAGTCACCTCCCTGACTCGTGAATAA
- a CDS encoding fructose 1,6-bisphosphatase → MKVTLSIIKADIGSIGGHICPSRQLLETVQRYVAQHSSMLIDHYVSSTGDDIAILMSHRHGVGYEPVHKLAWDAFLAGTEVAKQQGLYGAGQDLLKDAFSGNVHGMGPAVAEMEFNERPNEPFLFFAADKTDPGAFNLPLYLAFADPMNTPGLMLAPNMAQGFRFVIMDVNHTEGDRIIELSAPKELYEIAALLRDTERYVVESVWSASSGEQAVVASTSRLHNIAGKYTGKDDPVMLVRVQKDFPATGEVLAPYAIGSYVAGGMRGSHQMPLMPVPLQSGISYFDGPPVITCAAFAMHDGQFTEPVDAFAHPFWNRVRDTVSDKAIAMRRQGFFGAAMLPMAELEYTGIMENLKALEPRFHVRTDM, encoded by the coding sequence ATGAAAGTCACCCTCAGCATCATCAAAGCCGATATCGGTTCGATCGGGGGCCATATCTGTCCCTCCCGGCAACTGTTGGAAACTGTTCAGCGCTATGTGGCCCAGCATAGCTCGATGTTGATTGACCACTATGTCAGCAGTACGGGTGACGATATCGCGATCTTAATGAGTCATCGACATGGGGTGGGGTACGAGCCCGTTCATAAGCTGGCGTGGGACGCGTTCCTTGCGGGGACCGAAGTGGCCAAGCAGCAGGGGCTGTACGGGGCCGGTCAGGATTTGTTGAAAGACGCTTTTTCCGGCAATGTGCACGGAATGGGACCGGCCGTGGCGGAGATGGAATTCAACGAGCGCCCGAATGAGCCTTTTCTATTCTTCGCCGCCGACAAGACCGATCCCGGTGCCTTTAATCTCCCGTTGTACCTGGCCTTTGCCGACCCCATGAACACTCCGGGGTTGATGTTGGCGCCCAACATGGCGCAAGGCTTCCGGTTCGTCATCATGGATGTGAATCATACTGAAGGAGATCGGATCATCGAGCTCAGTGCTCCGAAAGAATTGTACGAGATCGCCGCACTGCTGCGGGACACCGAACGGTACGTCGTCGAATCGGTGTGGTCCGCCTCCAGCGGCGAGCAAGCCGTGGTGGCCTCCACTTCACGGTTGCATAACATTGCCGGGAAGTACACCGGCAAGGACGATCCCGTGATGCTGGTCCGGGTACAGAAGGATTTTCCAGCGACGGGCGAAGTCCTCGCGCCCTATGCGATCGGTTCCTATGTGGCCGGCGGCATGCGGGGCTCCCATCAGATGCCCTTGATGCCGGTCCCGCTGCAGTCGGGCATCAGCTACTTCGATGGTCCTCCGGTGATCACCTGTGCCGCGTTCGCCATGCACGACGGACAGTTCACGGAACCGGTGGATGCTTTCGCTCATCCCTTCTGGAACCGAGTACGTGACACAGTCTCCGACAAAGCCATCGCGATGCGACGCCAAGGTTTCTTTGGTGCGGCCATGCTGCCCATGGCGGAACTAGAGTATACGGGCATCATGGAAAATTTGAAGGCGCTGGAGCCGCGTTTCCACGTGCGGACCGATATGTGA
- a CDS encoding DUF2934 domain-containing protein translates to MKTGTTKQVTEKKSFMILGRGDNDPLIVTKPVTRNNQPFDDVNARISARAYELYMERGCREGWAEQDWLDAEREVLSLTVPS, encoded by the coding sequence ATGAAGACTGGAACTACGAAACAGGTGACGGAGAAGAAATCGTTCATGATTCTTGGTCGAGGGGACAACGACCCATTGATCGTGACAAAGCCTGTCACGCGGAACAACCAGCCGTTCGATGATGTGAATGCTCGTATCTCGGCACGTGCTTACGAGCTGTACATGGAACGAGGGTGTCGGGAGGGATGGGCCGAGCAAGATTGGTTGGATGCCGAGCGGGAGGTACTGAGTCTCACCGTGCCGAGTTAG
- a CDS encoding GyrI-like domain-containing protein, with the protein MMDKINHKQKLKHLYQPSAKEVAEVDVPSMNFLMIDGQGDPNTSKAYADAVEALFAVAYAVKFMIKKGPSAIDYGVMPLEGLWWTDDMAKFSTADKAKWKWTAMIMQPPPVTKGFIEKAIVDVGKKKKLSALPDLRFEELAEGKCAQILHVGPFSEEGPTIERVHQFIQSRGGKLIGKHHEIYLSDIRKADAKKWKTVIRQPFALAKSI; encoded by the coding sequence ATGATGGATAAGATCAACCATAAGCAGAAACTGAAGCACCTCTACCAACCCTCGGCTAAAGAAGTCGCTGAGGTCGACGTGCCATCAATGAATTTCCTCATGATCGACGGTCAGGGTGATCCCAATACCTCCAAGGCCTATGCGGATGCGGTGGAAGCGCTGTTCGCCGTTGCGTATGCCGTGAAGTTCATGATCAAGAAAGGTCCTTCGGCCATAGACTATGGTGTCATGCCGCTGGAGGGGCTGTGGTGGACCGACGACATGGCCAAGTTCTCCACGGCAGACAAGGCGAAATGGAAATGGACAGCAATGATCATGCAACCGCCACCCGTCACCAAAGGGTTCATAGAAAAAGCCATCGTCGATGTGGGCAAGAAGAAGAAACTCAGCGCGCTGCCGGATCTACGATTCGAAGAATTGGCAGAAGGCAAGTGCGCGCAGATTCTCCATGTCGGCCCGTTTTCCGAAGAAGGCCCGACGATCGAGCGCGTCCATCAGTTCATTCAATCACGGGGAGGCAAGCTAATTGGAAAGCACCACGAAATCTATCTGAGTGATATTCGAAAGGCCGACGCGAAGAAGTGGAAAACTGTGATTCGACAACCCTTCGCGCTTGCGAAGTCGATATAG
- a CDS encoding ABC transporter ATP-binding protein, with amino-acid sequence MGDPVVKVSGFIKRYKKHVAVQGVDLAIRKGEIYGLIGPDGAGKSSLMKAIAGVLTYDGGSVEVFGTVVDSERAAERVKQRLGFLPQGLGLNLYPDLSVEENIDFFARLRLVPERELAERKARLLAMTRLDKFRDRAMKNLSGGMKQKLGLVCTLIHEPELAILDEPTTGVDPVSRRDFWAILAELLQEKGMTALVSTAYMDEAARFHRLSFLSSGKVLVSGTPTEVQALVPGSLVTFEATPQLDAIARLKQTYQQVEALGPRLHVFTKDLDHTQAVKHIEASLGDIKPNQIQVDDPELEDVFVSLLLKQAENQQIAEILPAAKRMENHGLAIEARKLVRDFGSFRAVDHVNFQVKQGEIFGLLGANGAGKTTVIKMLNGILPPTGGEGWVAGADMKAAGSTIKERIGYMSQAFSLYLDLTVVENIRLFAGIYGLDGKATDQRLEWIESMAGLKGYESSLTGRLPMGVRQRLALGCALVHQPLVLFLDEPTSGVDPIGRRHFWDILSKLAREDGVAILVTTHYMSEAEHCDHLALMYAGRIVAEGSPADMKGQVEKEAGQILEVSTDQPGTALRRVMREGFSGAALFGNKIHLLSPDPPRDAARIRAALSSDGVHVERVASRPLSLEDVFVHRVMELERREGAEVKGATA; translated from the coding sequence ATGGGTGACCCTGTCGTCAAAGTATCCGGCTTCATCAAACGCTACAAAAAGCACGTTGCCGTGCAGGGGGTGGATCTCGCGATTCGAAAGGGCGAGATCTACGGTTTGATCGGGCCGGATGGGGCAGGCAAGAGCAGTCTCATGAAGGCGATCGCCGGAGTGTTGACGTATGACGGTGGCTCTGTAGAGGTGTTTGGAACGGTGGTTGATTCGGAACGTGCCGCAGAGCGTGTGAAGCAGCGATTGGGTTTTCTACCGCAGGGACTCGGTCTGAATCTGTATCCCGATCTGTCGGTCGAAGAGAACATCGACTTTTTTGCGCGACTCAGGCTGGTTCCGGAGCGGGAATTGGCAGAGCGGAAGGCTCGCCTTCTTGCTATGACGAGGCTCGACAAGTTTCGCGATCGCGCCATGAAGAACTTGTCAGGGGGCATGAAACAAAAGCTCGGCCTGGTCTGCACGCTGATTCACGAACCGGAACTCGCCATTCTCGATGAACCGACGACCGGTGTCGATCCAGTCTCGCGTCGGGATTTCTGGGCCATCTTGGCGGAGTTGCTGCAAGAGAAAGGGATGACTGCGCTGGTCTCCACGGCCTACATGGACGAAGCAGCTCGGTTTCACCGACTCTCGTTTCTCTCGAGTGGAAAGGTACTGGTCTCCGGGACTCCCACGGAAGTGCAAGCGCTGGTTCCGGGGTCGCTGGTGACCTTTGAAGCGACTCCGCAGTTGGATGCAATCGCTCGCCTTAAGCAAACGTACCAGCAGGTCGAGGCCCTAGGTCCCAGACTCCATGTGTTTACGAAGGACCTCGATCACACTCAGGCTGTGAAGCACATCGAGGCAAGCCTTGGTGATATCAAGCCCAATCAGATACAGGTGGACGATCCTGAATTGGAAGATGTCTTCGTCTCTCTTCTCCTGAAACAGGCTGAGAACCAGCAAATAGCCGAAATTCTCCCTGCCGCTAAGCGGATGGAAAATCACGGGCTCGCGATCGAGGCTCGCAAGCTTGTGCGCGACTTCGGTTCGTTCCGGGCCGTGGATCATGTGAACTTTCAGGTCAAGCAAGGTGAGATCTTTGGATTGTTAGGTGCCAACGGGGCAGGCAAGACAACCGTGATCAAAATGTTGAACGGCATCCTGCCGCCGACCGGAGGAGAAGGTTGGGTGGCAGGGGCGGATATGAAGGCCGCGGGCAGTACCATCAAGGAACGAATCGGCTATATGTCGCAAGCCTTCTCCCTCTATCTCGATCTGACCGTCGTGGAAAATATTCGTCTATTTGCCGGGATCTATGGACTGGACGGCAAGGCGACAGACCAGCGGCTTGAATGGATCGAGTCGATGGCCGGCTTGAAAGGATATGAGTCGAGCTTGACCGGCCGATTGCCGATGGGAGTCCGGCAGCGATTGGCGCTCGGATGCGCACTGGTGCATCAACCCCTCGTATTGTTCCTCGATGAGCCGACATCCGGCGTCGATCCGATCGGCCGTCGGCATTTCTGGGACATCCTGTCGAAGCTGGCGCGGGAAGATGGAGTCGCGATCCTCGTGACCACCCATTATATGAGCGAAGCGGAACATTGCGACCACCTCGCGCTGATGTATGCGGGCCGGATCGTGGCGGAAGGCTCTCCGGCGGACATGAAGGGGCAAGTTGAGAAGGAGGCGGGACAGATTCTCGAAGTCTCGACGGATCAACCGGGGACGGCCTTGCGCCGAGTGATGCGGGAAGGGTTTTCCGGGGCCGCGCTCTTTGGAAACAAGATCCACCTGCTCTCGCCTGACCCTCCCCGGGATGCAGCGCGGATTCGTGCGGCGTTGTCATCCGACGGCGTTCATGTCGAGCGCGTTGCGTCGCGTCCCCTTAGCCTTGAAGACGTGTTCGTGCATCGTGTCATGGAGTTGGAGCGCCGGGAGGGAGCGGAGGTGAAAGGAGCGACGGCGTGA
- a CDS encoding ABC transporter substrate-binding protein, translating into MIPMDYRLLIKEGRWHAYDIIVDGVSLIDPSSNPRVLHCPSSATNV; encoded by the coding sequence ATCATTCCCATGGACTATCGCCTCCTCATCAAGGAAGGCCGGTGGCATGCCTACGATATCATCGTGGATGGTGTGAGCTTGATCGATCCTTCGTCAAATCCCAGAGTTCTCCATTGCCCTTCTTCGGCCACCAATGTATGA
- a CDS encoding ABC transporter permease — translation MSSKEWREVTRDRMFLLLAFCMPAVWMFVFGYGLVLDVEDISFVVVDRDHSSLSRDYLYRFYQSRYFSFQGELAGEGEADAWLQSGKARAVIILPEKFQERLLSGQSADVQTLIDGTFPLRADITKGYVIAINNAFNMELLADHLGRTGGLSRDEAIRRTRPLGLEVRYLYNEEVRSTWSTVPALIMFSLMVSSPLLTALGLVREKETGSIYNIYSATVSRMEFLVGKLVPYVMISAVNVVLLWLMAVFLFAVPFKGSLLLFMATSVLFVLTSTGIGLVVSLLVSTQQAALIITVVVSTVPTILYSGLIVPVSSLGSASQVQAHLFPGMYYTNIVRGTFLKNVGPTVLWTDVLALAVYAAVLGTIGYRLFTKRPNV, via the coding sequence GTGTCGTCCAAAGAGTGGCGAGAAGTAACCCGCGATCGGATGTTTCTGCTCCTGGCCTTTTGCATGCCGGCCGTGTGGATGTTTGTGTTCGGCTATGGACTTGTCCTGGACGTGGAAGACATCTCCTTCGTAGTGGTGGATCGTGATCACAGTTCACTGAGCAGGGACTACCTGTATCGCTTTTACCAATCGCGGTATTTTAGCTTTCAAGGAGAACTCGCGGGCGAAGGGGAAGCCGATGCCTGGTTGCAAAGCGGGAAAGCACGGGCTGTGATCATTTTGCCGGAGAAGTTCCAGGAGCGTCTCCTGTCGGGACAATCGGCCGACGTCCAGACCCTCATCGACGGCACCTTCCCTCTTCGCGCGGATATTACCAAGGGCTACGTCATCGCGATCAACAATGCGTTCAATATGGAGCTGCTGGCGGATCATCTGGGGCGAACCGGAGGTCTGTCGCGCGACGAGGCGATTCGGCGCACGCGGCCGCTTGGGCTCGAAGTGCGGTATCTCTACAATGAAGAGGTCCGCAGCACGTGGTCGACCGTGCCCGCGCTCATCATGTTTTCGCTCATGGTCTCGTCTCCCCTGTTGACCGCGCTCGGTTTGGTTCGGGAGAAAGAAACCGGCTCGATCTACAACATCTACAGCGCCACGGTCAGCCGGATGGAGTTTCTGGTCGGCAAACTGGTCCCATACGTCATGATTTCCGCCGTCAATGTCGTGCTCCTGTGGTTGATGGCCGTTTTCCTGTTTGCCGTGCCGTTTAAGGGCAGCCTCTTGTTATTCATGGCAACGTCCGTTCTGTTCGTACTGACGAGTACCGGAATCGGCCTTGTCGTGTCTTTACTGGTGAGCACGCAGCAGGCTGCACTGATCATCACGGTGGTGGTGAGTACGGTCCCCACGATTCTCTATTCCGGGCTGATCGTGCCGGTGTCGTCGCTCGGCTCTGCTTCGCAAGTACAGGCCCATCTGTTTCCCGGCATGTATTACACCAACATCGTCAGAGGAACGTTCCTGAAGAATGTCGGTCCCACGGTCTTATGGACGGATGTCCTCGCCCTCGCCGTCTACGCGGCGGTGCTTGGAACCATCGGTTATCGGTTGTTCACCAAGAGGCCGAACGTATGA
- a CDS encoding ABC transporter permease, with protein MRASDRLIVWCRRLAVMTHKELLQLFRDIPLMGFLVYSFTLSVYVTGNGIQTQLKNAGLLVSDADQSASSRELISRFHPPYFRFDGELSHPNDGLLRLDRGRSMMVLDIPVRFHEALIAGEPTAVQLLVDTTNSPQGLSAAGYAARIVGQFSQELIMTRNGRTSSSWETVPMILSDHRVWFNQDQNETWFESISHLLRMITIFAVLLPAAALVREKERGTVEQLLVSPLTPVQIMLPKVVAMTLVILGATAVALFGVMLPIFGVPVRGSMALLFFLTALFIVATAGIGVFASTVTKNQAQVGMMTLLVVAPMLLLSGIFTPLETMPVWVRYLMALSPLRYFIEIATGILLKGVGLEMLWSQTLAMVALGSSLFGFGLWRFRKQFQ; from the coding sequence ATGAGAGCGTCGGATCGCCTCATTGTCTGGTGTCGACGGCTCGCCGTGATGACTCACAAAGAGCTGCTACAGTTGTTCCGCGACATCCCGCTCATGGGATTTCTCGTCTATTCGTTCACGCTCTCCGTGTACGTCACCGGAAACGGCATTCAGACGCAACTGAAGAATGCCGGGCTGCTGGTATCCGATGCCGATCAAAGCGCTTCATCGCGTGAGTTGATCTCTCGGTTTCACCCCCCGTATTTCCGTTTCGACGGCGAGCTATCCCATCCGAACGACGGACTGTTACGACTGGACCGTGGACGGTCCATGATGGTGTTGGATATTCCCGTCCGCTTCCATGAGGCGTTAATCGCAGGGGAGCCGACCGCAGTGCAATTGCTCGTCGACACGACAAACTCGCCGCAAGGGCTTTCGGCCGCCGGCTACGCTGCTCGTATCGTGGGGCAGTTCAGTCAAGAGCTGATCATGACGCGAAATGGCCGGACGAGCTCGTCATGGGAAACTGTGCCGATGATCCTGAGCGACCATCGCGTCTGGTTCAATCAAGACCAGAACGAAACATGGTTTGAGTCCATCTCGCACCTCTTGCGGATGATCACGATTTTTGCGGTGTTGTTGCCGGCAGCGGCGTTGGTGCGGGAGAAAGAGCGGGGCACGGTGGAGCAACTTCTGGTGTCGCCGCTGACCCCGGTGCAAATTATGTTACCCAAAGTCGTGGCAATGACGTTGGTCATTCTGGGCGCAACGGCGGTGGCCTTGTTCGGAGTCATGCTCCCGATATTCGGCGTGCCGGTCAGAGGAAGCATGGCATTGCTGTTCTTCTTGACGGCTCTCTTCATCGTGGCCACAGCGGGGATAGGGGTGTTTGCATCGACCGTCACGAAAAATCAGGCACAGGTGGGGATGATGACGTTACTCGTGGTTGCGCCGATGCTCTTGCTGTCCGGGATCTTCACGCCGCTGGAAACGATGCCTGTCTGGGTGCGCTATCTGATGGCACTGTCTCCGCTCCGATATTTCATAGAAATCGCGACCGGCATCCTGTTGAAAGGCGTCGGGCTCGAGATGCTCTGGAGTCAGACCTTGGCGATGGTGGCGCTAGGAAGCTCGCTGTTCGGCTTCGGCCTGTGGCGGTTCCGGAAACAGTTTCAGTGA
- a CDS encoding DUF2238 domain-containing protein has product MWARDKALLIGLLLWYLALSVWAAQSPTDLQFWLISSLLPAAFVVGLIATHRRFPLSHASYTLITLFLTLHAIGAHYTYAQVPVGQWVDQVFHLGRNHFDRIVHFSFGFLLAYPMEELFRLSAEVRGWLLYYLPVMTVLGLSGLWEIIESWVASTLHPELGITYLGSQGDIWDAQKDIAAALYGSLLCVTILAAVRVIRGTRLPSQPQPAILDSST; this is encoded by the coding sequence ATGTGGGCGCGTGACAAGGCTCTGTTGATCGGTTTGTTGCTTTGGTATCTGGCCCTCTCAGTCTGGGCGGCTCAGTCGCCGACCGATCTCCAGTTTTGGCTGATCTCGAGTCTGTTGCCGGCGGCGTTCGTTGTGGGGTTGATCGCGACGCATCGCCGGTTTCCGTTGTCCCATGCATCCTACACTCTCATCACTCTCTTTCTGACTCTCCATGCGATTGGAGCTCATTACACCTATGCCCAAGTCCCGGTCGGTCAGTGGGTGGATCAGGTGTTCCATCTTGGTCGGAATCATTTCGACCGAATCGTCCACTTCAGCTTCGGTTTTTTACTCGCCTACCCGATGGAAGAACTGTTCCGTTTGAGTGCAGAGGTGCGAGGCTGGCTGTTGTATTATTTACCGGTCATGACGGTTTTAGGATTGAGCGGACTCTGGGAAATCATCGAATCATGGGTGGCAAGTACCCTCCATCCGGAGCTGGGGATCACCTATCTGGGATCACAAGGAGATATCTGGGATGCTCAGAAGGACATTGCCGCCGCGCTCTACGGATCGTTGCTGTGTGTGACAATCCTTGCAGCCGTCCGCGTGATTCGAGGCACACGTCTGCCATCCCAGCCTCAGCCGGCTATCCTTGACTCATCCACGTAA